One genomic segment of Dysosmobacter sp. Marseille-Q4140 includes these proteins:
- a CDS encoding NAD(P)H-dependent oxidoreductase produces the protein MRLLIVDGCISQRRGDSRTKQLLSAYAEAFRRTHPEAQTETVTPQALLALRPFDPAMLDERDALAAVGAWDAPVFALARQFRAADAVVVAAPFWDLSFPAALRTYIEYISANGLTYHYEADGCHGDCRAQRLVYLTSGGDVEREDSLGVLYWRQLAAMFGIPQFDYVFAGGVDLDPAKAPELVAAAAETARRLAEEV, from the coding sequence ATGAGACTGCTGATCGTGGATGGCTGCATCAGCCAGCGGCGCGGGGATTCCCGCACGAAACAGCTGCTGTCGGCCTATGCGGAGGCCTTCCGCCGGACCCATCCGGAGGCGCAGACCGAGACTGTGACGCCCCAGGCGCTGCTGGCCCTGCGGCCCTTCGATCCCGCCATGCTGGACGAGCGGGACGCCCTGGCCGCCGTGGGCGCCTGGGACGCGCCGGTGTTCGCCCTGGCCCGGCAGTTCCGCGCGGCGGACGCCGTGGTGGTGGCAGCCCCCTTCTGGGATCTGAGCTTTCCGGCGGCGCTGCGGACCTACATCGAGTACATCAGCGCCAACGGCCTGACATATCATTACGAGGCGGACGGCTGCCACGGCGACTGCCGGGCGCAGCGGCTGGTCTACCTCACCTCCGGCGGCGACGTGGAGCGGGAGGACAGCCTGGGCGTGCTGTACTGGCGGCAGCTGGCCGCCATGTTCGGCATCCCGCAATTCGACTATGTGTTTGCCGGGGGAGTGGATCTGGACCCGGCAAAGGCGCCGGAGCTGGTGGCCGCCGCCGCGGAGACGGCCCGCCGCCTGGCAGAGGAAGTGTGA
- a CDS encoding cell division protein SepF, translating into MSIIDELKKWTHPYEDEDEEYDDFEEPVRPSGFEDRRSKVDDRRNKVVNIHATTQLKVVLVKPERFENASEIADHLKDKRTVVLNLESTNKDIARRLIDFLSGVAYAGEGKIKKVAANTYIITPYHVDIEGDLIDELENNGLYF; encoded by the coding sequence ATGAGCATCATCGACGAACTGAAAAAGTGGACCCACCCCTACGAGGATGAGGACGAGGAATACGACGACTTTGAAGAGCCCGTCCGCCCCAGCGGCTTTGAGGACCGCCGCAGCAAGGTGGACGACCGGCGCAACAAGGTGGTCAACATCCACGCCACCACCCAGCTGAAGGTGGTGCTGGTGAAGCCGGAGCGTTTTGAAAACGCCTCCGAGATCGCCGATCACCTCAAGGACAAGCGGACCGTGGTGCTGAACCTGGAGTCCACCAACAAGGACATCGCCCGCCGCCTGATCGACTTCCTCTCCGGCGTGGCCTATGCCGGCGAGGGCAAGATCAAGAAGGTGGCCGCCAACACGTACATCATCACGCCCTACCACGTGGACATCGAGGGCGACCTGATCGACGAGCTGGAGAACAACGGACTGTACTTTTAA
- a CDS encoding helix-turn-helix transcriptional regulator, with translation MASTTEFSRTLSLLRQERGVSQRTAAADLGISQALLSHYENGIREPGLSFVVRACDYYHVSADFILGRTLSREGNMLTEQEVLEAAEPGSVLQGSVLATLQSKLLSGATDVLFGLLGKLGDKAAINAAAAYLSAGVYQLYRHLYRSAGANEAYFSLDPAACTLGAADADRKLSELRYTRSLRALNARKAEFPDLGAQALSAAYPGRCQSLTQVLSTTDARLSGLTEKEA, from the coding sequence ATGGCTTCCACCACTGAATTTTCCCGCACGCTGTCGCTGCTGCGGCAGGAGCGGGGCGTGTCCCAGCGGACTGCCGCCGCGGATCTGGGCATCTCCCAGGCGCTGCTGAGCCACTATGAAAACGGCATCCGGGAACCGGGCCTTTCTTTCGTGGTCCGGGCCTGCGACTACTACCACGTCTCCGCCGACTTTATCCTGGGCCGCACGCTGTCCCGGGAGGGCAACATGCTGACCGAGCAGGAGGTGCTGGAGGCCGCCGAGCCCGGCAGCGTGCTCCAGGGCAGCGTCCTGGCCACCCTCCAGAGCAAGCTCCTCTCCGGCGCCACCGACGTGCTGTTCGGCCTGCTGGGCAAGCTGGGGGACAAGGCTGCCATCAACGCCGCCGCGGCGTATCTGAGCGCCGGCGTCTATCAGCTCTACCGGCACCTGTACCGCTCCGCCGGGGCCAACGAGGCGTACTTCTCCCTGGACCCCGCCGCCTGCACCCTGGGTGCCGCCGACGCCGACCGCAAGCTCTCTGAGCTGCGCTACACCCGTTCCCTCCGGGCCCTGAACGCCCGGAAGGCGGAGTTCCCGGACCTGGGCGCCCAGGCCCTCTCTGCCGCCTACCCCGGCCGGTGTCAGAGCCTCACCCAGGTCCTCAGTACCACCGACGCCCGCCTCAGCGGCCTGACGGAGAAAGAGGCATGA
- a CDS encoding YggS family pyridoxal phosphate-dependent enzyme, whose amino-acid sequence MSIAENIARVREEIARAARETGRDPGEIVLVGASKMNDAGACRAAIAAGIDALGENRVQEMVQKLSENAYEGAPLHFIGHLQRNKVNKVVGHVDLIQSVGSLPLLEEIEKTAAARGLVQDILLEVNIGREEAKSGFLKEDLPAAAQAALSMEHVRVLGLMTIPPADAQREENIRYFQEVQALYVDINIKMFHNGLKYLSMGMSGDYADAIRAGATMVRVGTAIFGARDYSK is encoded by the coding sequence ATGTCCATTGCGGAAAATATCGCCCGTGTCCGGGAGGAGATCGCCCGGGCCGCCCGGGAGACGGGCCGGGACCCCGGCGAGATCGTGCTGGTGGGCGCCAGCAAGATGAACGATGCCGGCGCCTGCCGGGCGGCCATCGCCGCCGGCATCGACGCCCTGGGGGAGAACCGGGTCCAGGAGATGGTCCAGAAGCTCTCGGAAAACGCCTATGAGGGCGCGCCGCTGCACTTTATCGGCCACCTTCAGCGCAACAAGGTCAATAAGGTGGTGGGCCATGTGGATCTCATCCAGTCCGTTGGCTCGCTGCCGCTGCTGGAGGAGATCGAAAAGACCGCCGCTGCCCGGGGCCTGGTGCAGGACATTCTGCTGGAGGTCAACATCGGCCGGGAGGAGGCCAAGAGCGGCTTTTTGAAGGAGGACCTGCCCGCCGCGGCCCAGGCTGCCCTGTCCATGGAGCACGTGCGGGTGCTGGGACTGATGACCATTCCCCCGGCGGACGCCCAACGAGAGGAGAATATCCGGTATTTTCAGGAAGTTCAGGCACTTTATGTTGACATAAACATAAAAATGTTCCATAATGGGCTAAAGTATCTCTCCATGGGCATGAGCGGCGACTACGCGGACGCCATCCGCGCCGGCGCCACCATGGTCCGGGTGGGCACCGCCATCTTCGGTGCCCGGGATTACAGCAAGTGA
- a CDS encoding MBOAT family protein: MSFQSLSFFAFLAVTLGVCLTLRKKSAPSALMALELACLVFYLIGGGWKGLIVLAASVAVTRAAALRLGPEAPNRRRTLVLACVWHVGVLLVFKYTGFLTGGAFSVGWVPLGLSFFTFQQLWLLKELYTGQTALEPDVPLALYAFFFPTVTSGPILRPGAFFPQLKSERFLRPDWSDAAAGVYAICCGTIKKVLLADGFGAVVDNGWARLGDLSAPSAWLVILGYTLQLYFDFSGYCDIASGAARLLGLRLPLNFNSPYRSLSVGEFWKRWHITLTTFLRECVYFPLGGSRKGAGRTYWNILVIFLISGFWHGAGWTFLVWGALHGLGQVAERAWGSGRDRLPRALRWALTFLFVNLAWVFFRAPDLAAAGELLRAAVTGGLAAPQDWLLEGLFSKETGALRLLVPALTPWEDALRLLVLYGAGLAAALWPRNVQERMDTFRPTVRLGLGLGLLTLWCVLSFSGVTTFIYSNF; encoded by the coding sequence ATGAGCTTTCAGTCTCTGTCCTTTTTCGCCTTCCTGGCGGTGACGCTGGGGGTCTGCCTGACGCTGCGGAAAAAGAGCGCCCCCTCCGCCCTCATGGCCCTGGAATTGGCCTGCCTGGTGTTCTACCTGATCGGCGGCGGCTGGAAGGGCCTGATCGTCCTGGCCGCCAGCGTGGCGGTGACCCGGGCGGCGGCGCTGCGGCTGGGGCCGGAGGCCCCGAACCGCCGCCGGACGCTGGTTCTCGCCTGCGTGTGGCACGTGGGGGTGCTGCTGGTGTTCAAGTACACCGGCTTCCTCACCGGCGGGGCCTTCTCCGTTGGGTGGGTGCCTCTGGGACTGAGCTTTTTCACCTTCCAGCAGCTGTGGCTTTTGAAGGAGCTCTACACCGGCCAGACGGCCCTGGAACCCGACGTTCCCCTGGCCCTCTATGCTTTTTTCTTCCCCACCGTCACCTCCGGCCCCATCCTGCGGCCCGGGGCCTTCTTCCCCCAGCTCAAAAGCGAGCGCTTCCTGCGGCCCGACTGGTCCGATGCCGCCGCGGGGGTCTACGCCATCTGCTGCGGCACGATCAAGAAGGTGCTGCTGGCGGACGGCTTCGGCGCCGTGGTGGACAACGGCTGGGCCCGGCTGGGGGACCTCAGCGCCCCGTCGGCCTGGCTGGTGATCCTGGGCTATACCCTCCAGCTGTATTTCGACTTCTCCGGCTACTGCGACATCGCCTCCGGCGCCGCCCGGCTTCTGGGGCTGCGGCTGCCGCTGAACTTCAACTCCCCCTACCGGAGCTTGTCCGTGGGGGAGTTCTGGAAGCGCTGGCACATCACGCTGACCACCTTCCTCCGGGAGTGCGTCTACTTCCCCCTGGGCGGCAGCCGAAAAGGCGCCGGGCGCACCTATTGGAACATCCTGGTGATCTTCCTCATCAGCGGCTTCTGGCACGGGGCCGGCTGGACCTTCCTGGTCTGGGGCGCGCTCCACGGCCTGGGACAGGTGGCGGAGCGGGCCTGGGGAAGCGGCCGGGACCGGCTGCCCCGGGCGCTGCGGTGGGCGCTGACGTTTTTGTTCGTCAACCTGGCCTGGGTGTTCTTCCGGGCGCCGGACCTGGCTGCCGCCGGGGAGCTGCTGCGCGCCGCCGTCACCGGCGGACTGGCGGCGCCCCAGGACTGGCTGCTGGAGGGGCTGTTCTCCAAGGAGACCGGCGCCCTGCGGCTGCTGGTGCCGGCCCTGACGCCCTGGGAGGACGCGCTGCGGCTACTGGTGCTGTACGGCGCGGGCCTCGCCGCGGCCCTGTGGCCCCGGAACGTCCAGGAGCGGATGGACACCTTCCGCCCCACGGTCCGGCTGGGCCTGGGGCTGGGGCTCCTGACGCTGTGGTGCGTGCTGTCCTTCAGCGGCGTCACCACCTTCATCTATTCTAACTTCTGA
- a CDS encoding DivIVA domain-containing protein: MLTPQEVSTHAFTKAVMGGYNMAMVDEFLDELTDDYTNLYKENAALKAKLKVLVEKVEDYRATEDSMRATLLTAQKMADSIVHEAEQKRDQMLSQAEADAQAKIGRLRQETEEAQARLRQGQQELARFIASVREVCSQELRYLEQLPQLPVDAPAAAPAPEESAVSEIEEKVLAAFAAEKETPAEPAPEESAAPADPYPEGDPFATAAPDPAPVDEPTRRINLDDLKFGRNYTGID, translated from the coding sequence ATGCTGACACCGCAGGAAGTTTCCACCCACGCCTTCACCAAGGCGGTCATGGGCGGCTACAATATGGCCATGGTGGACGAGTTTCTGGACGAGCTCACCGATGACTATACCAACCTTTATAAAGAGAACGCGGCATTGAAGGCCAAGCTGAAGGTGCTGGTGGAGAAGGTGGAGGATTACCGCGCCACCGAGGACTCCATGCGGGCCACGCTGCTCACCGCCCAGAAGATGGCGGACTCCATCGTCCACGAGGCGGAGCAGAAGCGGGACCAGATGCTCTCCCAGGCGGAGGCGGACGCCCAGGCCAAGATCGGCCGCCTGCGCCAGGAGACCGAGGAGGCCCAGGCGCGCCTGCGCCAGGGACAGCAGGAGCTGGCCCGGTTCATCGCCTCCGTCCGGGAGGTGTGCAGCCAGGAGCTGCGGTATCTGGAGCAACTGCCTCAGCTGCCGGTGGATGCCCCCGCTGCCGCTCCGGCGCCGGAGGAGAGTGCCGTCAGCGAGATCGAGGAGAAGGTGCTGGCCGCCTTTGCCGCGGAGAAGGAGACGCCGGCGGAGCCTGCTCCGGAGGAGTCCGCCGCCCCGGCCGACCCCTATCCGGAGGGTGATCCCTTTGCCACCGCCGCGCCGGACCCGGCGCCGGTGGACGAGCCCACCCGCCGCATCAATCTGGACGATCTGAAATTCGGCCGGAACTACACGGGCATCGATTGA
- the lepA gene encoding translation elongation factor 4, producing MIKQSNIRNFSIIAHIDHGKSTLADRLLEKCQAVSQREMESQLLDNMDLERERGITIKARAVRLNYTAQDGEVYQLNLIDTPGHVDFNYEVSRSLAACEGAVLVVDSTQGVEAQTLANTYLAMEHDLEILPVFNKIDLPAADPAKAKQEVEDIIGLPAMDAPEISAKMGINIDAVLEDIVKNVPPPTGDVNASLKALIFDSQYDSYRGVIVYMRIMEGSVRTGQTVKMMASGATYQVIECGHLLPLGMEPCDALEAGEVGYFTASIKNVQDTRVGDTVTDAASPAAEPLPGYRPVQPMVYCGIYTEDGSKYPDLRDALEKLQLNDASLSFEPESSVALGFGFRCGFLGMLHMEVIQERLEREFDLDLVTTLPSVIYHVYKTDGTMVAVDNPHNYPDPAAIERAEEPYVKVNIIAPNEFVGNIMPMCQDRRGEFKDMQYLDTHLVELHYQMPLNEIIYDFFDTLKANTKGYASLDYELSGYRPSELVKVDMKLNGEGVDALSFIAHKDKAYPRARRLCEKLKENIPRQLFEIPVQAAIGGRVIARETVKAMRKDVLAKCYGGDITRKKKLLEKQKEGKKKMRSLGSVQIPTEAFLAVLKLDE from the coding sequence ATGATCAAGCAAAGCAACATCCGAAATTTCTCCATTATTGCCCATATCGACCACGGCAAGTCCACGCTGGCGGACCGGCTGCTGGAGAAGTGCCAGGCCGTCAGCCAGCGGGAGATGGAGAGCCAGTTGCTGGACAACATGGACCTGGAGCGGGAGCGGGGCATCACCATCAAGGCCCGGGCCGTCCGGCTCAACTACACCGCCCAGGACGGGGAGGTCTATCAGCTGAACCTGATCGACACCCCGGGCCACGTGGACTTCAACTACGAGGTCTCCCGGTCCCTGGCTGCATGTGAGGGCGCGGTGCTGGTGGTGGACTCCACCCAGGGCGTGGAGGCCCAGACCCTGGCCAACACGTACCTCGCCATGGAGCACGACCTGGAGATCCTGCCGGTGTTCAACAAGATCGACCTGCCCGCCGCGGATCCCGCCAAGGCCAAGCAGGAGGTGGAAGACATCATCGGCCTGCCGGCCATGGACGCGCCGGAGATCTCTGCCAAAATGGGCATCAACATCGACGCCGTGCTGGAGGACATCGTGAAAAATGTCCCGCCCCCCACCGGCGACGTGAACGCCTCCCTGAAGGCCCTGATCTTCGACAGCCAGTACGACAGCTACCGGGGCGTTATCGTCTACATGCGCATCATGGAGGGCAGCGTCCGCACGGGCCAGACCGTAAAGATGATGGCCTCCGGCGCCACCTATCAGGTCATCGAGTGCGGCCACCTGCTGCCCCTGGGCATGGAGCCCTGTGACGCCCTGGAGGCCGGCGAGGTGGGCTACTTCACCGCCTCCATCAAGAACGTGCAGGACACCCGGGTGGGCGACACCGTCACCGACGCCGCCAGCCCCGCGGCGGAGCCCCTGCCCGGCTACCGGCCCGTGCAGCCCATGGTCTACTGCGGCATCTACACCGAGGACGGGTCCAAGTACCCGGACCTGCGGGACGCCCTGGAGAAGCTCCAGCTCAACGACGCGTCATTGAGCTTTGAGCCGGAATCTTCCGTGGCGTTGGGCTTTGGCTTCCGGTGCGGCTTTTTGGGGATGCTCCACATGGAGGTCATTCAGGAGCGGCTGGAGCGGGAGTTCGACCTGGATCTGGTGACCACCCTTCCCTCCGTCATCTACCACGTCTACAAGACCGACGGCACCATGGTGGCCGTGGACAACCCCCACAACTACCCGGACCCCGCCGCCATCGAGCGGGCGGAGGAGCCTTACGTCAAGGTCAACATCATCGCCCCCAACGAGTTCGTGGGCAATATCATGCCCATGTGCCAGGACCGGCGGGGCGAGTTCAAGGACATGCAGTACCTGGACACCCACCTGGTGGAGCTCCACTACCAGATGCCCTTGAACGAGATCATCTACGACTTCTTCGACACCCTCAAGGCCAACACCAAGGGCTACGCCTCCCTGGACTACGAGCTCTCCGGCTACCGGCCCAGCGAGCTGGTGAAGGTGGATATGAAGCTCAACGGCGAGGGCGTGGACGCCCTGAGCTTCATCGCCCACAAGGACAAGGCCTATCCCCGGGCCCGGCGGCTGTGCGAAAAGCTCAAGGAGAACATCCCCAGACAGCTCTTTGAGATCCCCGTCCAGGCGGCCATCGGCGGCCGGGTCATCGCCCGGGAGACCGTCAAGGCCATGCGCAAGGACGTGCTGGCCAAGTGCTACGGCGGCGACATCACCCGAAAGAAGAAGCTGCTGGAAAAGCAGAAGGAGGGCAAGAAAAAGATGCGCTCTCTGGGATCGGTACAGATCCCGACGGAGGCGTTTTTGGCGGTGCTCAAGCTGGACGAGTAA
- a CDS encoding haloacid dehalogenase-like hydrolase produces the protein MAQQPIVAFLYDFDKTLCTTDMQNYAFIPSLGMTPAEFWKEANEFGRRNRMDGILAYMYTMLREAERRKIPLTRADLVEKGRGIVLFPGVEDWFGRINAFGAEQGVRVEHYVISSGLREIIEGSSISGAFKEIYASEFYYDEQGDPVWPKLAVNFTAKTQFVYRINKGVLDVSDDKTLNDSMPDDSKRVPFHNMIYVGDGLSDVPCMKMMRAYGGQAIAVYQESNRPGVEDLLAKGRVDFIFPADYSEGTVLDTTVKDIIRKMAVTDRLWEENAQQLRSIGGDVLPNQVGLF, from the coding sequence ATGGCCCAGCAGCCCATCGTGGCCTTTTTATACGACTTCGACAAGACCCTCTGCACCACCGACATGCAGAACTATGCCTTCATCCCCTCCCTGGGCATGACCCCGGCGGAGTTCTGGAAGGAGGCCAATGAGTTCGGCCGCCGCAACCGGATGGACGGCATCCTGGCCTATATGTACACCATGCTGCGGGAGGCGGAGCGGCGCAAGATTCCTCTGACCCGGGCGGACCTGGTGGAAAAGGGCCGGGGCATCGTGCTCTTTCCCGGGGTGGAGGACTGGTTCGGCCGGATCAACGCCTTCGGCGCGGAGCAGGGGGTCCGGGTGGAGCACTATGTGATCTCCTCGGGATTGCGGGAGATCATCGAGGGCAGCTCCATCTCCGGCGCCTTCAAGGAGATCTACGCCAGCGAATTCTACTACGATGAACAGGGCGACCCGGTGTGGCCCAAGCTGGCGGTGAACTTCACCGCCAAGACCCAGTTTGTCTACCGGATCAACAAGGGCGTGCTGGACGTGTCCGACGACAAAACGCTCAACGACTCCATGCCCGACGACAGCAAGCGGGTGCCCTTCCACAATATGATCTATGTGGGCGACGGCCTTTCCGACGTGCCCTGCATGAAGATGATGCGGGCCTACGGCGGCCAGGCCATCGCCGTGTACCAGGAGAGCAACCGCCCCGGCGTGGAGGACCTGCTGGCCAAGGGCCGGGTGGACTTCATCTTCCCGGCGGACTACTCCGAGGGCACCGTGCTGGACACCACCGTCAAGGACATCATCCGCAAGATGGCGGTGACGGACCGGCTGTGGGAGGAGAACGCCCAGCAGCTGCGCAGCATCGGCGGGGACGTGCTGCCCAACCAGGTGGGACTGTTCTGA
- a CDS encoding GNAT family N-acetyltransferase, with product MIRPFQPGDLPQVLDIWLQGNLDAHSFISPDYWRSNLPLAARQIPLASVWVFAEDNVVTGFAGLVEGEIAGLFVRRGARSRGVGGELIRAVQSLGLPLRLCVYEKNTAARRFYLRQGFVFRHRQIDPATGEAELVLTWAPPI from the coding sequence GTGATCCGCCCCTTTCAGCCCGGGGACCTGCCGCAGGTGCTGGACATCTGGCTCCAGGGCAATCTGGACGCCCATTCCTTCATCTCACCGGATTACTGGCGGTCCAATCTGCCCCTGGCCGCCCGGCAGATCCCCCTGGCGTCGGTATGGGTCTTTGCAGAGGACAATGTCGTGACCGGCTTTGCAGGGCTCGTGGAAGGCGAGATTGCCGGGCTGTTCGTCCGGCGCGGCGCCCGCTCCCGGGGAGTCGGCGGGGAATTGATCCGCGCGGTCCAGAGCCTGGGCCTGCCCCTGCGGCTGTGTGTTTATGAAAAGAACACCGCCGCCCGCCGCTTCTACCTCCGCCAGGGCTTCGTTTTCCGGCACAGGCAGATCGACCCGGCCACCGGCGAGGCGGAGCTGGTGCTGACCTGGGCGCCTCCCATATAA
- the miaA gene encoding tRNA (adenosine(37)-N6)-dimethylallyltransferase MiaA yields MAAKIVCVVGPTACGKTTLGVLLAKKFSGEVVSADSMQIYRGMTVGTAAPTAAEMDGVPHHMIAVADPAEQWSAARYAREAIAVVDDILSRGKLPILVGGTGLWLDAVVRGRDFAPGAAGGQVRRQLQARLEREGIAPLLEELRQVDPEAAARLHPADEKRILRALEVYAETGETISAHNARTAALPPRYDAVWIGLQFADRADMRALIDRRVDAMTAAGLLEEVRALVRSGVPRESTALQAIGYKELLDVGEDGQGLEAALEEVKLRSRQYAKRQLTWLRRNPDIHWITWGKERDFARALQVSTEILAAAGVC; encoded by the coding sequence ATGGCGGCGAAGATCGTCTGCGTGGTGGGACCCACGGCCTGCGGGAAAACCACCCTGGGCGTCTTGCTGGCAAAGAAGTTCAGCGGCGAGGTGGTCTCCGCCGACTCCATGCAGATCTACCGGGGGATGACCGTCGGCACCGCCGCCCCCACGGCGGCGGAGATGGACGGCGTGCCCCACCATATGATCGCCGTGGCGGACCCGGCGGAGCAGTGGTCCGCCGCCCGGTATGCCCGGGAGGCCATTGCAGTGGTGGATGACATCCTCTCCCGGGGGAAGCTGCCCATTCTGGTGGGCGGCACGGGACTGTGGCTGGACGCGGTGGTCCGGGGGCGGGATTTCGCCCCCGGCGCCGCCGGCGGCCAGGTGCGGCGGCAGCTCCAGGCGCGTCTGGAGCGGGAGGGCATCGCCCCGCTGCTGGAGGAGCTGCGGCAGGTGGATCCGGAGGCCGCGGCGAGACTGCACCCGGCGGATGAAAAACGCATCCTCCGGGCGCTGGAGGTCTACGCCGAGACCGGGGAGACCATCTCCGCCCACAACGCCCGGACCGCGGCCCTGCCGCCCCGGTACGACGCCGTGTGGATCGGATTGCAGTTTGCCGACCGGGCGGACATGCGGGCCCTCATCGACCGCCGGGTGGACGCCATGACGGCGGCGGGCCTTCTGGAGGAGGTCCGGGCCCTGGTGCGCAGCGGCGTCCCCCGGGAGTCCACGGCGCTCCAGGCCATCGGCTATAAGGAACTGCTGGACGTGGGGGAGGACGGACAGGGCCTGGAGGCGGCGCTGGAAGAGGTGAAGCTCCGCTCCCGGCAGTACGCCAAGCGGCAGCTGACATGGCTGCGGCGCAACCCGGACATCCACTGGATCACATGGGGAAAGGAGCGGGATTTTGCCCGCGCCCTGCAGGTTTCGACAGAAATCCTGGCCGCCGCTGGCGTATGCTAG
- a CDS encoding NAD(P)H-dependent oxidoreductase: MLLFVDCCISYRGDRSRSHALCQAFLEEYKRTHPAEDIETVNLQRMALKPFDQFTTDDRNSLRNVKAFDSPIFKLARQFKRADRIVIGAPLRDLTFPAMLRVYIEYICVRELTYHYENQVCVGDCMAEKLAYLSVSGGPETEENLGVDYWRQLTQRFGIKEFYHVDAYGLDFEPERTEEIMGVACDKARALARDF; the protein is encoded by the coding sequence ATGTTGTTATTCGTGGATTGCTGCATCAGCTACCGGGGAGACCGCTCCCGCAGCCACGCCCTGTGCCAGGCGTTTCTGGAGGAGTACAAGCGTACCCATCCGGCTGAGGACATCGAGACGGTGAACCTCCAGCGGATGGCCCTGAAGCCCTTTGACCAGTTCACCACCGATGACCGCAACAGCCTGCGCAACGTCAAGGCCTTCGATTCCCCCATTTTCAAGCTGGCCCGGCAGTTCAAGCGGGCGGACCGCATCGTCATCGGCGCGCCCCTGCGGGATCTGACCTTCCCGGCCATGCTGCGGGTGTACATCGAGTACATCTGCGTCCGGGAGCTGACCTACCACTATGAAAACCAGGTCTGCGTGGGCGACTGCATGGCCGAAAAGCTGGCCTATCTCAGCGTCAGCGGCGGCCCGGAGACCGAGGAGAACCTGGGTGTGGACTACTGGCGCCAGCTGACCCAGCGCTTCGGCATCAAGGAGTTCTACCATGTGGACGCCTACGGCCTGGACTTTGAGCCGGAGCGCACCGAGGAGATTATGGGCGTGGCCTGTGACAAGGCCCGCGCACTGGCCCGGGATTTCTGA
- the hfq gene encoding RNA chaperone Hfq, translating into MQTKANLQDLFLLRARRDKLPLTLFLMNGFQMRGVITGFDAFVVVLDSDGRQQIIYKHAISTIVPVRPVDLTGEEAAAEA; encoded by the coding sequence ATGCAGACAAAAGCCAACTTACAGGACCTGTTTCTCCTGCGGGCGAGACGGGACAAACTGCCGCTGACGTTGTTTTTGATGAACGGGTTTCAGATGCGGGGCGTTATCACGGGCTTCGACGCCTTTGTGGTGGTGCTGGACAGCGACGGCCGGCAGCAGATCATCTACAAGCACGCCATCTCCACCATCGTGCCGGTGCGGCCGGTGGACCTGACAGGGGAGGAGGCCGCCGCGGAAGCGTGA
- a CDS encoding xylan 1,4-beta-xylosidase, translated as MAKDRFVKIYNQGTLNITEIWVDRETGVNYVFHASGYAGGLTPLLDRQGNPVVTAVYDEE; from the coding sequence ATGGCCAAGGACCGCTTTGTGAAGATCTACAACCAGGGTACGTTGAACATCACGGAGATCTGGGTGGACCGGGAGACCGGCGTCAACTACGTGTTCCACGCCAGCGGCTACGCCGGGGGCCTGACGCCCCTGCTGGACCGGCAGGGGAACCCCGTGGTGACGGCGGTATATGACGAGGAGTGA